A region from the Serinus canaria isolate serCan28SL12 chromosome 10, serCan2020, whole genome shotgun sequence genome encodes:
- the RAB27A gene encoding ras-related protein Rab-27A: protein MSDGDYDYLIKFLALGDSGVGKTSLLYQYTDGKFNSKFITTVGIDFREKRVVYRPNGPDGVGGRGQRIHLQLWDTAGQERFRSLTTAFFRDAMGFLLLFDLTNEQSFLNVRNWISQLQMHAYCENPDIVLCGNKSDLEDQRMVKEEDAKELAEKYGIPYFETSAANGNNVSKAIETLLDLIMKRMERCVDKSWIPEGVVRSNGHSSTEQLNEEQEKGRCGC, encoded by the exons ATGTCTGATGGGGACTACGATTACCTCATAAAATTCCTAGCACTTGGTGATTCTGGAGTAGGAAAGACCAGCCTTCTTTACCAATATACAGATGGCAAATTTAATTCCAAATTCATCACAACGGTGGGCATTGACTTTCGGGAAAAGAGAGTG GTGTATAGACCCAATGGGCCAGATGGTGTTGGTGGCAGAGGACAGAGGATCCATCTTCAgctctgggacactgcagggcaggaaag GTTTCGTAGCTTGACTACAGCTTTCTTCAGAGATGCCATGGGGTTTCTTCTGCTCTTTGATCTGACAAATGAGCAAAGCTTTCTGAATGTCAGGAACTGGATAA GTCAGCTACAAATGCACGCGTACTGTGAAAACCCAGACATTGTGTTATGTGGAAACAAGAGTGACCTGGAGGACCAAAGGATGGTGAAGGAAGAAGATGCTAAGGAACTTGCAGAAAAATATGG catcccataTTTTGAAACCAGTGCAGCAAATGGGAATAATGTAAGCAAAGCCATTGAAACTCTGCTTGACCTCATCATGAAGCGCATGGAACGATGTGTGGATAAATCCTGGATCCCTGAAGGGGTGGTGCGCTCCAATGGGCACAGCTCTACAGAACAACTGAATGAGGAGCAAGAAAAAGGCAGATGTGGCTGTTAG